The window TTAACAAGAAATGATATTGAAGTGGCTGATGGAGAGGGTGGAGAGCTGCCATCTACCTTTGTGCCTGGTCGAAATCTACTTTTTATGTCTTTTGCAGGTGTTTTAGCGAGCCAAGTGGAAGCAAAGCACATCATTACCGGGGTATGCGAAACAGATTTCAGTGGATATCCTGACTGTCGCGACATTTTTATAAAATCCTTAAATGTAACGTTAAATCTATCGATGGACGATACCTTTGTGATCGAGACACCACTAATGTGGCTAAATAAAGCTGAAACATGGGCGCTGGCTGATCAATTGGGTGCACTCAATTTTGTTCGTGAAAGAACCTTGACTTGCTACAACGGTGTAATGGCAGATGGATGTGGAGAATGTCCTTCATGTAAATTACGTCAAAAAGGGCTAGATGAATATCTTTCCATAAAAAAGGAGTCTTGATTAATGGGTGATTTCAGAATTGTCGATAAGCTCCAAAAAATTGATGTAGATATACAGAGAAGCCAATTAAAGTATCATTCTAAGCGTGTTCTCGTGAGCAAAGAATTTACCTTTGATGCAGCACATCATTTACATAACTATGAAGGTAAATGTAAAAATCTGCACGGCCATACGTATCGAGCCGTATTAGGGATTAGTGGCTATACAGATGAACGAGGATTAGTAATTGATTTCAGTGATATAAAAGAAATTTGGAAACAGAAAATTGAGATTGATTTGGACCATCGTTATTTAAATGAAACACTGCCATTAATGAACACAACAGCTGAAAATATTGTTGTTTGGATATATGAAAAGCTGCAAGAAGCACTTGTTGAAGAACAGAATTCCACTGAACTGCGTGTAGAATTTGTTCGACTATATGAAAC is drawn from Lysinibacillus sp. SGAir0095 and contains these coding sequences:
- the queC gene encoding 7-cyano-7-deazaguanine synthase QueC produces the protein MKQGKALVVFSGGQDSTTCLFWAKKRYSGVEAVTFDYGQRHRLEIECAKEIAKELDVKHHILDMSLLNQLAPNALTRNDIEVADGEGGELPSTFVPGRNLLFMSFAGVLASQVEAKHIITGVCETDFSGYPDCRDIFIKSLNVTLNLSMDDTFVIETPLMWLNKAETWALADQLGALNFVRERTLTCYNGVMADGCGECPSCKLRQKGLDEYLSIKKES
- the queD gene encoding 6-carboxytetrahydropterin synthase QueD, translated to MGDFRIVDKLQKIDVDIQRSQLKYHSKRVLVSKEFTFDAAHHLHNYEGKCKNLHGHTYRAVLGISGYTDERGLVIDFSDIKEIWKQKIEIDLDHRYLNETLPLMNTTAENIVVWIYEKLQEALVEEQNSTELRVEFVRLYETPTSYAEVRREWMDCE